Proteins encoded by one window of Chloroflexota bacterium:
- the recR gene encoding recombination mediator RecR, with amino-acid sequence MARMSLPAPVARLIEELSRLPGIGPRTAQRLAFYLLRSSPDLARNLATALENLGAQTVWCSRCFNLSEHDPCPICQDPDRDRSRICVVEEPLDLLAIERTGLYAGLYHVLHGSLSPLEGRNVEDVRIAELVQRLQAQPVEELILAMDADHEGDTTASYVAQVSATFATRVTRLARGLPTGADLEYADEGTIASALQGRQDNA; translated from the coding sequence ATGGCCCGGATGAGCCTCCCCGCGCCCGTAGCTCGGCTCATCGAAGAGCTATCCCGGCTGCCCGGCATCGGCCCCCGTACAGCACAACGACTGGCGTTTTATTTGCTCCGCTCATCTCCGGATCTCGCCCGCAACCTCGCGACAGCCCTCGAGAATCTGGGCGCTCAGACGGTCTGGTGCTCGCGTTGTTTCAATCTCAGTGAGCACGATCCCTGTCCTATTTGTCAGGACCCGGACCGCGACCGGAGTCGCATCTGCGTCGTCGAAGAGCCGCTGGACCTCCTGGCAATCGAGCGAACCGGCCTCTACGCCGGTCTCTATCACGTTCTGCACGGCTCCTTGTCGCCGTTGGAAGGCCGCAACGTGGAAGACGTGAGAATCGCTGAACTCGTCCAGCGGTTGCAAGCGCAACCGGTAGAGGAATTGATTCTCGCCATGGACGCCGACCACGAAGGCGACACGACGGCTAGCTACGTGGCTCAGGTTTCCGCGACGTTCGCCACGCGCGTTACGCGGCTGGCGCGGGGCTTGCCGACCGGCGCAGACCTCGAATACGCCGACGAGGGGACCATAGCAAGCGCCTTGCAAGGGCGTCAGGATAACGCCTAA
- a CDS encoding YbaB/EbfC family nucleoid-associated protein yields the protein MSMKMLRQMQQKMTKIQEELERELVESTAGGGAVKVVMTGHQKVHAIEILPDVLESTVTPEGEVDEEGVAMLQDLLVAAVNDAVGKSQELAGRRLSAVTGGMNIPGLT from the coding sequence ATGTCGATGAAGATGCTGCGGCAGATGCAGCAAAAGATGACGAAAATCCAGGAAGAATTGGAAAGAGAGTTGGTAGAAAGCACCGCCGGTGGCGGAGCGGTCAAGGTCGTTATGACCGGCCATCAGAAAGTGCATGCCATCGAAATCCTACCCGACGTCCTGGAGTCCACCGTCACCCCGGAGGGTGAGGTAGACGAAGAGGGCGTTGCCATGTTGCAGGACTTGCTCGTCGCCGCTGTCAATGATGCCGTGGGCAAATCGCAGGAGCTTGCGGGCCGCCGTCTTTCCGCCGTTACGGGCGGCATGAATATTCCCGGTCTGACGTAG
- a CDS encoding S1 RNA-binding domain-containing protein, with amino-acid sequence MTEVPMTMESLLSEIESSIRTVRRGDVVEGVVVQSASDEIMVDIGLKAEGIVSGRELARMDEALDMSVGEKVLVYVVNPETAEGHALLSIRRAMAERAWREIEERYNNGEILETSVIDANKGGVIVDIGLRGFVPSSQLVSLERPPNRDASEEDLLARLSELIGRELKLKIIEVDRRRNRLILSERLAEREMRAQQREQLLKELEVGQTREGVVSNLCSFGAFVDLGGADGLVHISEISWSRVEDPSEVLGVGERVNVSVLSLDHESKKIGLSIKRTEKDPWEGIEARYPVGREVPGIIIKIAPFGAFVRVEDGIEGLAHNSEMTPEGRDLLQEGYELTFRVLSADPQRHRMRLSPIDLEEKLGHLMDEADDEEPEHTELEPASEAQDD; translated from the coding sequence ATGACAGAAGTTCCGATGACGATGGAGTCCTTGCTGAGCGAGATTGAAAGTTCAATTCGCACAGTGCGGCGCGGCGACGTGGTTGAAGGCGTTGTCGTGCAGTCTGCCTCTGATGAGATCATGGTGGACATCGGTCTCAAGGCAGAAGGAATTGTCTCCGGCAGGGAACTCGCGCGCATGGATGAAGCGCTCGACATGAGCGTGGGTGAGAAAGTGCTGGTGTACGTAGTAAACCCTGAAACCGCTGAAGGTCATGCGTTGCTTTCCATCCGGCGCGCGATGGCAGAACGTGCCTGGCGGGAGATCGAAGAGCGATACAACAACGGCGAAATCCTGGAAACCTCCGTTATCGACGCCAACAAAGGCGGCGTGATCGTAGACATCGGGTTGCGCGGTTTCGTGCCCAGTTCCCAGCTTGTTTCGTTGGAACGACCGCCGAACCGGGATGCGAGTGAGGAAGACCTCTTGGCGCGCCTCTCCGAGCTTATCGGACGGGAACTAAAGCTCAAGATCATCGAAGTGGACCGGCGCCGAAACCGGCTGATTCTCTCCGAACGCCTGGCGGAACGTGAGATGCGCGCGCAACAGCGCGAGCAGTTGCTCAAGGAACTCGAAGTAGGCCAGACACGCGAGGGCGTGGTGAGCAACCTTTGCAGCTTTGGCGCGTTCGTAGACTTGGGCGGCGCCGACGGCCTGGTGCACATTTCTGAGATTTCCTGGAGCCGCGTGGAGGACCCAAGTGAGGTGCTGGGCGTCGGCGAGCGCGTAAATGTCAGCGTACTCAGCCTGGACCATGAAAGTAAGAAGATCGGCCTCTCCATTAAGCGCACGGAAAAAGACCCCTGGGAAGGCATTGAGGCACGGTATCCCGTAGGCAGAGAAGTGCCTGGCATCATCATTAAGATTGCCCCCTTTGGCGCATTCGTGCGTGTTGAAGACGGTATCGAAGGACTGGCGCACAATTCCGAAATGACGCCGGAAGGGCGAGACCTCTTGCAGGAAGGCTATGAACTCACATTCCGGGTACTCAGTGCCGATCCGCAACGTCATCGCATGCGCCTATCACCCATAGACTTGGAAGAGAAGCTTGGGCACTTGATGGATGAGGCCGACGACGAGGAACCTGAGCACACCGAATTAGAGCCTGCATCCGAAGCACAGGACGACTAA
- a CDS encoding ATP-dependent Clp protease ATP-binding subunit: protein MLAQEEARRFNHNYIGTEHLLLGLVREGEGIAAKVLYDMGVDLTKVRSAVEFIIGRGERVNVGDISLTPRAKKVIELAAEEARRLGHNYIGTEHLLLGLVREGEGIAAGVLESLGVSLEKVRQKVIQSVSQQPSRPIQESSGRQSSSRTPLIDQMGIDLTAAARADKLDPVIGRQQEIERVVQILSRRTKNNPALIGEPGVGKTAIVEGLAQRVVSGDVPETLLGKRLLTLDIGALVAGTKYRGEFEERLKKILEEIRGSGDCMLFIDELHTLVGAGAAEGAVDAANILKPALARGELQCIGATTLDEYRKYIERDAALERRFQPVHVRELDIEETILVLQGVKERYEEHHKVHITDDAVKVASEMSGRYVTDRFLPDKAIDLIDEAASRVRIQQANTSNALRNAVKDLDGVVREKEDAIESRQYDEAVGLGEKEAELRKKIEDLESDWPNTEEKWPEVTKEDVATVVSMWTGIPVTRIAQEESARLLHMEENLHEKVVSQEEAISNVSKAVRRARAGLKDPKRPIGSFIFVGPTGSGKTYLARALAEFMFGSSDAMVRLDMSEYMEKHTISRLVGAPPGYVGYEEGGQLTEAVRRRSYSVVLLDEIEKAHPDVFNVLLQIMEDGRLTDGKGRTVDFRNTILIMTSNVGAHLIKRDAAVGFRLEANDLRNEGQLYKEMRERVMAEIKKTFRPEFLNRVDSVVVFRHLSKEDIISIVDIQLDEVRARLTEQEITLEVTDEAKELLVEQGYDPDNGARPLRRVIQNLIENELAEGLLADKFHAGDTVVIDREGEELRLEVRMLVEQT from the coding sequence ATGCTTGCGCAAGAAGAGGCGCGCCGCTTCAACCACAATTACATCGGCACCGAGCACCTCCTGCTGGGCCTCGTGCGCGAAGGCGAAGGCATTGCCGCGAAGGTGCTCTATGACATGGGCGTGGACCTCACCAAGGTGCGCAGTGCCGTGGAGTTTATCATCGGCCGCGGCGAGCGCGTGAACGTCGGTGACATCAGCCTGACACCCCGCGCGAAGAAAGTCATCGAGCTTGCGGCAGAAGAGGCCCGACGCTTGGGTCACAACTATATTGGCACGGAGCACTTGCTGCTCGGCTTGGTCCGCGAAGGCGAGGGAATCGCGGCCGGCGTGCTGGAAAGCCTGGGCGTGAGTCTGGAAAAGGTCCGGCAGAAGGTCATCCAATCGGTGAGTCAGCAGCCCTCGCGTCCTATCCAAGAGAGCAGCGGACGCCAGTCTTCTTCGCGCACTCCCCTTATCGACCAGATGGGCATCGACCTCACGGCTGCGGCGCGTGCAGATAAACTCGATCCAGTGATCGGGCGCCAGCAGGAGATCGAGCGCGTCGTGCAAATCCTCTCCCGCCGCACGAAGAACAATCCGGCACTAATCGGTGAACCCGGCGTCGGCAAGACGGCCATTGTGGAAGGTCTGGCGCAGCGGGTCGTGTCGGGCGACGTGCCGGAAACGTTGCTCGGGAAACGCCTGCTCACCCTCGACATTGGCGCGCTCGTTGCCGGCACGAAGTACCGCGGTGAATTTGAAGAACGCCTCAAGAAGATCCTCGAGGAAATCCGTGGTTCCGGTGACTGTATGCTCTTCATCGATGAGTTGCATACTCTCGTTGGCGCCGGAGCGGCGGAAGGCGCGGTGGACGCCGCCAACATCCTCAAGCCCGCGCTGGCGCGCGGAGAACTGCAGTGCATCGGCGCGACCACATTGGACGAATACCGCAAGTACATCGAACGTGACGCAGCGCTGGAGCGACGCTTCCAACCGGTGCACGTGCGCGAACTCGACATTGAAGAAACGATTTTGGTGCTCCAGGGCGTTAAGGAACGCTATGAGGAACACCACAAAGTTCATATTACCGATGATGCCGTCAAAGTAGCGTCAGAGATGTCCGGCCGCTACGTGACCGACCGCTTCCTACCGGATAAGGCGATCGACTTGATCGATGAGGCGGCTTCCCGCGTGCGTATCCAACAAGCCAACACCTCCAACGCGCTGCGCAACGCGGTTAAAGACCTCGACGGCGTCGTGCGCGAAAAAGAAGACGCCATTGAGAGTCGTCAGTATGACGAGGCGGTTGGGCTGGGCGAAAAGGAAGCGGAACTGCGCAAGAAGATCGAAGACCTCGAGTCGGATTGGCCGAACACCGAAGAGAAGTGGCCCGAAGTTACAAAAGAGGACGTGGCGACTGTGGTCTCCATGTGGACGGGCATCCCGGTCACGCGCATCGCCCAAGAGGAATCGGCACGACTGCTCCACATGGAAGAGAACTTGCACGAGAAGGTGGTGAGCCAGGAAGAGGCCATCAGCAACGTATCCAAAGCCGTGCGGCGGGCCCGTGCCGGCCTGAAAGACCCCAAGCGGCCGATTGGCTCCTTCATTTTCGTCGGACCCACAGGCTCCGGCAAGACCTACCTCGCCCGAGCGCTGGCGGAGTTTATGTTTGGCAGCAGCGACGCCATGGTCCGGCTGGATATGTCGGAGTACATGGAGAAACATACGATTTCTCGTTTAGTCGGCGCGCCGCCAGGATACGTGGGGTACGAAGAAGGCGGCCAACTCACCGAGGCGGTGCGACGGCGCAGCTACTCGGTGGTGCTCCTGGACGAGATCGAAAAGGCCCATCCCGACGTCTTCAACGTGCTGCTCCAAATCATGGAGGACGGTCGGCTCACCGATGGCAAAGGCCGCACGGTAGACTTCCGCAACACTATCCTCATCATGACCTCCAATGTGGGCGCGCACCTCATCAAACGCGACGCCGCCGTCGGCTTCCGGCTGGAGGCCAACGACCTGCGCAATGAGGGACAACTCTACAAAGAGATGCGGGAACGCGTGATGGCGGAAATCAAGAAGACATTCCGGCCTGAATTCCTCAATCGCGTGGATAGCGTGGTGGTGTTCCGTCACCTCTCAAAAGAGGACATTATCAGCATCGTTGACATTCAGCTCGACGAAGTGCGGGCGCGCCTCACGGAGCAAGAGATTACGTTGGAAGTTACCGACGAGGCCAAAGAACTGCTGGTGGAACAGGGCTACGACCCCGATAACGGAGCGCGGCCGCTCCGGCGTGTAATTCAGAATTTGATTGAAAATGAACTCGCGGAAGGACTGCTGGCGGACAAATTCCACGCGGGCGATACGGTCGTGATTGACCGCGAAGGTGAAGAATTGCGCCTGGAAGTGCGCATGCTTGTGGAACAAACGTAG
- the radA gene encoding DNA repair protein RadA: protein MSKSKSVYVCQQCSYESPKWAGQCPSCQSWNSLVESVQREGGAGTSRSRRRPLAGAPQAQKLQDIPPSDLIRIPVPIGELHRVLGGGLVPGSAVLLSGDPGIGKSTLLLQFALALAHADRPVLYVSGEESAAQIRLRATRLGLDPQELYVLAEIGLADILDSIADVRPGLVIIDSIQTLVSAELTGVPGSIGQVRECASQLVALAKQTGITLFLVGHVTKEGNVAGPKTLEHMVDTVLALAGDQHHNYRILKATKNRFGSTNEVGIFAMQERGLVEVPNPSAAFLAEREPIPGSAVAAPLEGSRPLLVEVQALVTYSPLAVPRRMANGFDQSRLHMLIAVLTKRAGLRLADQDVYVNVVGGLELDEPAVDLAVCLAIASSVADVALPGDLVSIGEVGLAGELRSVFKLEERVLEATRRGYNRALLPRASKLGALGDARPDLSRAESVRQAIRLALGKTPTESRKGQNGGAREGTEEAAAHR from the coding sequence GTGAGCAAGTCCAAGAGCGTGTATGTCTGCCAGCAGTGCAGCTACGAATCCCCAAAGTGGGCGGGACAATGTCCTTCCTGCCAAAGCTGGAATAGCCTGGTGGAAAGCGTGCAGCGCGAGGGCGGGGCGGGCACTTCACGTTCAAGGCGCCGACCGCTTGCTGGCGCACCGCAGGCACAAAAGCTGCAGGACATTCCTCCCAGCGACCTCATCCGCATTCCGGTACCGATCGGCGAACTCCACCGGGTCCTGGGCGGCGGGCTGGTACCGGGGAGCGCCGTGCTCCTCTCCGGCGACCCGGGGATAGGGAAGTCCACGCTCTTGCTGCAGTTTGCGCTCGCATTGGCGCACGCCGACCGGCCGGTGCTCTATGTATCCGGTGAAGAGAGCGCGGCGCAGATACGCCTGCGGGCGACGCGGCTCGGTCTCGACCCGCAGGAGCTCTACGTACTTGCCGAAATCGGCCTTGCGGACATACTGGATTCTATCGCTGACGTGCGGCCCGGTCTCGTCATCATTGATTCGATTCAAACTCTGGTAAGCGCGGAGCTCACCGGCGTACCGGGCAGCATCGGTCAGGTGCGGGAGTGCGCCTCCCAGTTGGTCGCCTTGGCAAAGCAGACTGGGATTACGCTATTCTTGGTCGGTCACGTTACCAAAGAAGGCAACGTGGCCGGACCGAAGACGCTGGAGCACATGGTGGACACGGTGCTCGCGTTGGCCGGCGACCAGCACCACAACTACCGCATTCTCAAGGCGACCAAGAACCGCTTCGGGTCTACGAACGAAGTGGGCATCTTTGCCATGCAGGAGCGGGGGTTGGTGGAAGTGCCCAACCCCTCGGCGGCCTTTCTGGCAGAGCGGGAGCCGATTCCGGGGTCTGCCGTCGCCGCGCCCTTGGAGGGTTCCCGGCCGCTCCTCGTCGAGGTGCAAGCGCTCGTAACGTACAGTCCGCTGGCGGTGCCGCGCCGCATGGCGAACGGCTTCGATCAGAGCCGCCTGCACATGCTGATTGCGGTGCTCACCAAGCGGGCGGGCTTGCGCTTGGCCGATCAGGACGTCTACGTTAACGTGGTCGGCGGCCTGGAGTTGGATGAACCCGCCGTAGACCTTGCCGTCTGCTTGGCAATTGCCTCCAGCGTTGCAGACGTGGCGCTGCCGGGCGATCTGGTTTCAATTGGTGAAGTGGGGCTGGCCGGTGAATTACGCAGTGTCTTCAAGCTGGAAGAACGTGTACTCGAAGCGACGCGTCGCGGCTACAACCGGGCCCTGCTGCCGCGCGCGAGCAAGCTTGGCGCGCTTGGAGATGCTCGCCCCGATCTTTCCCGCGCCGAGAGCGTGCGGCAGGCGATCCGTCTTGCCTTGGGCAAGACGCCAACGGAGAGCCGAAAAGGTCAAAATGGAGGTGCGCGTGAAGGCACGGAAGAAGCCGCTGCCCACCGGTGA
- the ispD gene encoding 2-C-methyl-D-erythritol 4-phosphate cytidylyltransferase — protein MTNSGLAAIIVGGGRSSRMQGSDKLYVPLGGRPVIAVTVEVFESAAVVDTIVLVVAADRVVHCRKLAHERGWNKIKTVCAGGASRSHSVANGLHALQETPAAYVAVHDAARPFVTSELIARGLSAAQQHGAAVPGILCADTIRRVDEHDKARETLPRSALRAVQTPQVFARALLERAYAEQEANLDSFTDDAAVVESMGAPVHVVTGDYGNMKITTPTDLAFAQWLVQRSDGEA, from the coding sequence GTGACGAACTCCGGTCTTGCAGCAATCATCGTCGGCGGCGGCCGCAGCAGCCGCATGCAAGGGAGCGACAAGCTCTATGTCCCCCTTGGCGGGCGACCGGTGATTGCCGTGACCGTGGAGGTCTTCGAGTCGGCTGCGGTGGTCGACACCATCGTACTGGTCGTGGCGGCCGACCGTGTCGTGCACTGCCGAAAACTCGCCCACGAGCGAGGCTGGAACAAGATTAAGACTGTGTGTGCGGGCGGAGCGAGCCGCAGCCATTCGGTAGCCAACGGCCTGCACGCGCTGCAAGAAACACCGGCGGCGTACGTAGCCGTACACGACGCAGCGCGTCCTTTTGTAACCTCGGAACTCATTGCGCGCGGCCTGAGCGCAGCGCAGCAGCATGGTGCGGCGGTCCCAGGGATACTCTGTGCCGACACCATCAGGCGCGTCGACGAGCACGATAAAGCCCGCGAGACGCTCCCGCGCAGCGCCTTGCGTGCCGTACAAACGCCGCAGGTCTTCGCGCGCGCTTTACTTGAGCGGGCGTATGCAGAACAAGAGGCGAACTTGGACTCTTTCACCGATGATGCGGCAGTGGTGGAGTCTATGGGCGCCCCCGTCCATGTGGTGACGGGGGACTATGGTAACATGAAAATCACCACGCCGACGGACTTGGCATTCGCCCAATGGCTGGTGCAACGGAGCGATGGAGAAGCCTAA
- the ispF gene encoding 2-C-methyl-D-erythritol 2,4-cyclodiphosphate synthase, translating to MEAGQTETAPAERNESEATTRAPVIPPLRIGVGYDVHRLVPARLLVLGGVRVAHELGLAGHSDADVLVHAIMDALLGAAGLPDIGRQFPADDPQYQDADSLQLLDDVRKLLTEQQWRVVNVDSTILAQAPRLASYIPEMQSNLAGTLGVETVNIGIKATTTEGLDAIGAGHGIAAHAVALLMHDPSLQDCACISPR from the coding sequence ATGGAGGCCGGGCAGACGGAAACGGCGCCTGCCGAACGGAATGAGAGTGAGGCGACTACTCGCGCACCGGTAATCCCACCGCTTCGCATCGGCGTTGGCTACGACGTTCACCGTCTTGTACCCGCTCGACTGCTCGTGCTCGGAGGCGTGCGTGTGGCGCACGAACTGGGTCTCGCGGGGCATTCGGACGCCGACGTATTGGTGCATGCGATCATGGATGCGCTGCTCGGGGCGGCGGGACTGCCCGACATCGGTCGTCAATTCCCCGCGGACGATCCGCAGTACCAGGACGCTGATAGCTTGCAATTGTTGGATGACGTGCGTAAGCTACTGACTGAACAACAATGGCGTGTCGTCAACGTAGATAGTACAATCTTGGCACAAGCACCTAGGCTCGCAAGCTATATCCCTGAGATGCAATCAAACCTTGCCGGGACGCTGGGTGTAGAAACAGTGAACATAGGTATCAAAGCCACTACCACAGAAGGACTTGACGCCATCGGTGCCGGCCACGGCATCGCGGCGCATGCCGTGGCGCTCCTTATGCACGACCCATCGCTACAAGACTGCGCGTGTATCTCGCCCCGCTAG
- the cysE gene encoding serine O-acetyltransferase yields MSILRALRQDIRVTLERDPAARNVIEIILAYPGVHAIWFYRLTHALWQLDVPVVPRFISHIARFLTGIEIHPAAQLGPGLFIDHGMGVVIGETAKIGENVTLYQGVTLGAQTLHTGKRHPTLGNNVVVGAGAKVLGPVTIGEDCVIGAGAVVLNDVPPHATVVGVPGHVVAMRDPHTGESARVVQPDPMAEALYALQKRVVDLEARLARFENGGAPAEHEESLERCRDA; encoded by the coding sequence ATGAGCATACTCCGTGCGCTGCGGCAGGACATTCGTGTGACGCTCGAGCGTGACCCTGCCGCGCGCAACGTAATCGAAATCATTTTGGCCTATCCAGGCGTGCACGCTATCTGGTTCTATCGCCTTACCCACGCGCTGTGGCAATTGGACGTGCCGGTCGTGCCGCGTTTTATCTCCCATATCGCTCGCTTTCTCACCGGCATTGAGATTCATCCGGCGGCACAGCTCGGCCCAGGCCTCTTCATCGATCACGGCATGGGGGTCGTGATTGGCGAGACCGCGAAGATTGGTGAAAATGTCACTCTCTACCAGGGCGTCACCCTGGGTGCGCAGACGCTGCATACCGGCAAGCGCCATCCCACCTTGGGCAACAACGTTGTGGTAGGCGCGGGAGCGAAAGTCCTGGGGCCGGTGACAATTGGCGAAGACTGCGTCATTGGCGCGGGAGCCGTTGTCCTCAATGACGTGCCGCCCCATGCCACCGTGGTGGGCGTGCCGGGTCACGTGGTGGCGATGCGCGATCCCCACACAGGCGAGAGCGCGCGGGTGGTTCAGCCCGATCCCATGGCCGAAGCGCTCTACGCCCTGCAGAAACGCGTCGTAGACTTGGAGGCGCGGCTAGCGCGCTTTGAGAATGGTGGAGCGCCGGCAGAGCATGAAGAGTCGCTGGAGAGATGCCGTGACGCTTAG